One stretch of Hymenobacter chitinivorans DSM 11115 DNA includes these proteins:
- a CDS encoding ArnT family glycosyltransferase produces the protein MKPPYSSRLPDLTLVFVVLLTVAYFLLTHEGLYDLDDYFYARYAHALASGTLRVEPDPQGLLHDPLKERWLIFGPVAVLYRLFGIGIITTTLWPLLATLGCSVLIWATYRRREPVVASGAMLLLGLHYFTLNLTNYLYPDNILMFWCLGCALALLRGRQAPRGQLLWGGGFALLNFAALLSKETVVYYLPFYLALLAADVFRRRNLPFWLGAASVGTVVLGAYLAFYQVYTHDALYRIHLIEHTNDYLKEGSYLGGNRGALLARVTYLPLAFFVGIGLGGALGLAGYAAGQRRLWQQPGARFWLGLAGTTLAFYWLGSTSLSQYNPITLLPRMTTPLLPPLCVAAGFGLRAFLEKGRGGYWLALLLLGCAAWLHNSVSVIYGLLALYFAGATWLASTGAASSGWRPGTSRFAALALGALALALSIRPVYFMSKPGVSGYAAQQRIIGRQLGAPARGVVFVDDFLVGNYDFYYGFRVPAGLQFRRYTAADSVQLRPGERAWLLVNSRTLTNPELTRKLIRYSEAEVLARFPRRRLLAQDQSVRLYQVQ, from the coding sequence GTGAAGCCCCCGTACTCCTCCCGCCTGCCCGACCTGACGCTGGTTTTCGTGGTGCTGCTGACCGTGGCCTACTTTCTGCTGACCCACGAAGGGCTCTACGACCTGGACGACTATTTCTACGCCCGCTACGCCCACGCGCTGGCCAGCGGCACGCTGCGGGTGGAGCCCGACCCCCAGGGCCTGCTCCACGACCCGCTCAAGGAACGGTGGCTGATTTTTGGGCCGGTGGCCGTGCTTTACCGGCTCTTCGGCATCGGCATCATCACCACCACGCTCTGGCCCCTGCTGGCCACGCTGGGCTGCTCGGTGCTCATCTGGGCCACCTACCGCCGCCGGGAGCCGGTGGTGGCCTCCGGGGCTATGCTGCTGCTGGGCCTGCACTACTTCACGCTCAACCTGACCAATTACCTCTACCCCGACAACATTCTGATGTTCTGGTGCCTGGGCTGCGCCTTGGCCTTGCTGCGGGGCCGGCAGGCCCCGCGGGGGCAGCTGCTCTGGGGGGGCGGGTTTGCACTGCTCAACTTCGCGGCCCTGCTCAGCAAGGAAACCGTGGTGTACTACCTGCCTTTCTACCTGGCGCTGCTGGCGGCCGACGTTTTCCGGCGACGCAACCTGCCGTTCTGGCTGGGTGCGGCAAGTGTGGGCACGGTGGTGCTGGGCGCCTACCTGGCCTTTTACCAGGTGTATACCCACGACGCGCTCTATCGAATTCATCTTATTGAGCACACCAATGACTACCTGAAGGAGGGCAGCTACCTGGGCGGTAACCGGGGGGCCCTGCTGGCCCGCGTCACGTACCTGCCCCTGGCCTTTTTCGTCGGCATCGGGCTGGGCGGGGCGCTGGGGCTGGCCGGCTACGCGGCGGGGCAGCGCCGACTGTGGCAGCAGCCCGGGGCCCGGTTCTGGCTGGGCCTGGCCGGCACTACCCTGGCCTTTTACTGGCTGGGCAGCACTTCCCTTAGTCAGTACAACCCCATTACGCTACTGCCCCGCATGACCACGCCCCTGCTACCGCCCCTGTGTGTGGCCGCCGGCTTTGGGCTGCGCGCTTTCCTGGAGAAAGGCCGGGGCGGCTACTGGCTGGCCCTGCTCCTGCTGGGCTGCGCGGCCTGGCTGCACAACAGCGTTTCGGTGATTTACGGCCTGCTAGCCCTATATTTTGCCGGGGCTACCTGGCTGGCCAGCACCGGCGCGGCTTCTTCCGGCTGGCGGCCCGGCACCAGCCGCTTTGCCGCCCTGGCCCTGGGCGCATTAGCCCTGGCGCTGAGCATTAGGCCGGTCTATTTTATGAGCAAGCCCGGCGTGTCGGGCTACGCGGCCCAGCAGCGCATCATCGGGCGGCAGCTGGGAGCCCCGGCCCGGGGCGTGGTGTTCGTGGATGATTTCCTGGTCGGCAACTACGACTTCTACTACGGCTTCCGGGTGCCGGCCGGGCTGCAGTTCCGGCGCTACACCGCCGCCGACTCGGTGCAGCTACGCCCCGGGGAACGGGCCTGGCTGTTGGTTAATAGCCGCACGCTAACCAATCCCGAGCTGACCCGCAAGCTGATTCGCTACTCCGAGGCCGAGGTGCTGGCCCGCTTCCCCCGTCGCCGCCTGCTGGCCCAGGACCAGTCCGTACGCCTGTATCAAGTGCAGTAA
- a CDS encoding acyl-ACP desaturase, with the protein MIATVASRGEVLQHLESFLKENIDGFLKKVEDSWQPADYLPDSRSETFFDEVRELRERAKGLSYDLLAVLIGDTITEEALPNYEAWFHQLDDLNRDPNNGWAQWIRGWTAEENRHGDLLNRYLYLSGRVNMREFELSTQYLIADGFDLGTAHDPYRAFIYTSYQEAATNLSHRRVGTLARKAGDAQLSKICGMIAGDETRHARVYQTFVDKIFEVDPSEMMLAFEDMMRKKIVMPAHYMREMGVEMGKTFGHFTDAAQRLGVYTSQDYTDILEGLITTWKLEHITGLNGAAEKARDYIMALPGRLRRVADRMPVPKLEYKFKWIE; encoded by the coding sequence ATGATTGCAACTGTGGCCTCCCGCGGGGAGGTGCTTCAGCATCTCGAATCCTTTTTAAAAGAAAATATTGACGGCTTTCTTAAAAAGGTCGAGGACAGCTGGCAACCCGCCGACTACCTTCCCGACTCCCGCTCGGAAACCTTCTTCGATGAAGTGCGTGAACTGCGCGAGCGGGCCAAAGGGCTGAGCTACGACCTCTTAGCGGTGCTGATCGGCGACACTATTACGGAAGAAGCGCTGCCCAACTACGAAGCCTGGTTTCACCAGCTCGACGACCTGAACCGGGACCCCAACAACGGCTGGGCCCAGTGGATTCGGGGCTGGACGGCCGAGGAAAACCGCCACGGCGACCTGCTCAACCGCTACCTGTATCTGTCTGGCCGCGTCAACATGCGCGAGTTCGAGCTCAGCACCCAGTACCTGATTGCCGACGGCTTCGATCTGGGCACGGCCCACGACCCGTACCGGGCCTTCATCTATACCAGCTACCAGGAAGCGGCCACCAACCTCTCGCACCGCCGCGTGGGTACCCTGGCCCGCAAGGCCGGCGACGCGCAGCTGTCCAAAATCTGCGGTATGATTGCCGGCGACGAAACCCGCCACGCCCGTGTGTACCAGACGTTTGTCGACAAGATTTTCGAGGTGGACCCCTCGGAAATGATGCTGGCCTTCGAGGACATGATGCGCAAGAAAATCGTGATGCCGGCCCACTACATGCGGGAAATGGGCGTGGAAATGGGCAAAACCTTCGGCCACTTCACCGACGCCGCCCAGCGCCTGGGCGTGTATACCAGCCAGGACTACACCGACATCCTGGAAGGCCTGATTACCACCTGGAAGCTGGAGCACATTACGGGCCTGAACGGAGCCGCCGAAAAAGCCCGCGACTATATCATGGCCCTGCCCGGCCGCCTGCGCCGCGTGGCCGACCGCATGCCGGTGCCCAAGCTCGAATACAAGTTCAAGTGGATTGAGTAG